Proteins encoded by one window of Aspergillus chevalieri M1 DNA, chromosome 6, nearly complete sequence:
- a CDS encoding uncharacterized protein (COG:U;~EggNog:ENOG410PUQI;~InterPro:IPR020846,IPR001958,IPR011701,IPR036259;~PFAM:PF07690;~SMCOG1005:Drug resistance transporter, EmrB/QacA;~TransMembrane:10 (o20-38i50-74o80-98i110-129o135-155i221-238o250-277i289-306o375-392i399-419o);~antiSMASH:Cluster_6.2;~go_function: GO:0022857 - transmembrane transporter activity [Evidence IEA];~go_process: GO:0055085 - transmembrane transport [Evidence IEA]): MLEGRLQLDPSRTQPLTSTLFTVHGFVGLVSAPIIAHFADKTQDRKIPLLIALAGCFAGTLMVALARSLVILFIGRVFQSISGSAAWVVGFAVMSDAVSMRDMGKTMGIAMSFVTAGIVGGPMVGGTMFQLFGYWPAWSVPLTVLVLDIIARLIMIEPRSLSPPSFSGKPDSASEETTGLLSGDSPGNPQNSNQYVDDYMPAKPSSAPLGFYRVVLREPRVWTGLASLLMTSSLMSSFNTTLPAHLRDAFGWGSLPIGMMFLCLQAPGMVLGGPFGIIRDRCGLRIPNAIGWFLTAPLLCLMGITGNPRFPWVGDASHGKTLFTCCMIGLGTVLILVRGAGAIQLTCVVRELQAKDPFIFGSQGGSSRVFSTSEVVYSLGMTIGPLISGLLYEKVGFCLMNIVFAIACVAMASLSFTWLDGRPEPSVSES; encoded by the exons ATGCTGGAAGGTCGTTTGCAGCTCGATCCGTCGCGAACACAACCTCTCACCTCGACTTTGTTTACTGTCCACGGATTCGTTGGCCTCGTCTCTGCTCCGATTATAGCCCACTTTGCCGATAAAACACAGGATCGGAAAATACCTCTCTTGATCGCTCTGGCGGGATGTTTTGCAGGTACTCTTATGGTTGCCTTGGCTCGGTCGC TCGTAATTCTTTTCATTGGACGCGTTTTCCAATCAATTTCGGGATCCGCAGCATGGGTGGTCGGTTTTGCTGTGATGTCGGATGCAGTATCCATGCGAGATATGGGTAAAACCATGGGAATCGCCATGTCATTTGTGACTGCCGGTATTGTAGGAGGTCCCATGGTTGGGGGTACCATGTTTCAGCTGTTCGGATACTGGCCGGCCTGGTCAGTTCCACTCACAGTGCTGGTGCTCGACATCATCGCCCGTCTGATCATGATTGAACCGCGCTCTCTGTCTCCTCCATCATTTTCTGGAAAGCCCGACAGTGCTTCCGAGGAGACGACAGGCTTGCTTTCGGGGGACTCGCCTGGCAACCCACAGAATTCTAATCAATATGTCGACGACTACATGCCTGCCAAGCCCTCTAGTGCTCCTCTTGGATTCTATCGCGTTGTGCTCCGTGAGCCGCGCGTGTGGACCGGATTGGCAAGCCTTTTAATGACTTCTAGTCTCATGTCCAGCTTCAATACTACGCTCCCCGCACACCTCCGAGATGCCTTTGGTTGGGGAAGTTTGCCAATTGGAATGATGTTTCTCTGCTTGCAGGCCCCAGGCATGGTTTTGGGAGGTCCGTTTGGAATTATCCGGGATCGCTGTGGCTTGCGCATTCCAAACGCCATCGGCTGGTTTCTGACAGCTCCCCTACTCTGTTTAATGGGTATTACAGGGAACCCTCGTTTCCCGTGGGTTGGTGACGCTTCCCATGGGAAGACTTTGTTTACCTGCTGTATGATTGGATTGGGCACAGTCTTGATCCTGGTGCGTGGTGCGGGTGCTATTCAATTAACAT GCGTGGTAAGAGAACTACAAGCCAAAGATCCCTTTATCTTCGGATCTCAGGGTGGCAGCTCGCGTGTCTTCTCTACATCCGAGGTGGTCTACAGCCTCGGGATGACAATTGGACCTTTGATATCTGGTTTACTCTACGAAAAAGTGGGATTTTGCTTGATGAATATAGTATTCG CTATCGCCTGTGTTGCCATGGCTAGTCTTTCCTTTACGTGGCTTGATGGTAGGCCTGAGCCGTCAGTCTCTGAGTCTTGA
- a CDS encoding uncharacterized protein (COG:S;~EggNog:ENOG410PKUY;~antiSMASH:Cluster_6.2), whose protein sequence is MRKPEISRHLQQICLPQQTKEYLLLSADTDTSTHEENRQRYVSTLKSWSSSWPNGSLDSASPHPVLVMKQHLDQLSQLHEALSLAIEDIIERWWTDDGARFPERMPLEAEEEDLLRWLHQNRLLRSYKECQGSWRPDFLLEHDADSGIENFRICEINARFCWNGYMHAAFGQEAYSVFDLKQRGLINAADPGTILRGLLGQFDSRHPLHIVKGNERGIDVYMFVEFCQRLGIKTRLITPDSLRLIPHQEGHDGYKLFCLTPDNPPCRGEKVEEIHQLGLELQQRELRTLSPEMKRQISLRGFNDMRAILLTHDKRMLGIILQELNSLVTRNILSAEQAARLEKGIAPTILPGSPELDDLIDCSRASEQLKDEYILKPVRSGKGDGIQFGDQLSHADWQATLEELRDAQLKPGLTLYVVQRKIYQPLYDVMLGSGQSMSCHKVGTYHAVNGRFVGLGTWRCSPGRLCAVCDGASWITSVVREE, encoded by the exons ATGAGAAAGCCTGAAATAAGTCGCCACCTCCAACAAATCTGTCTGCCCCAGCAGACGAAAGAGTATCTCCTTCTATCAGCAGATACCGATACCAGCACTCACGAGGAGAATCGCCAAAGATATGTGTCCACGCTCAAAAGTTggtcttcctcctggccaaACGGATCACTTGATTCCGCCAGTCCCCATCCGGTGCTGGTGATGAAGCAGCATCTGGATCAACTGAGCCAATTGCATGAAGCTCTATCTCTTGCTATTGAGGATATTATTGAGCGGTGGTGGACGGACGATGGAGCACGGTTTCCGGAGAGAATGCCCTTGGAggctgaggaagaggatcttCTGCGC TGGCTGCACCAGAACAGACTACTACGATCATACAAGGAATGTCAAGGATCCTGGAGACCGGACTTCCTTTTGGAGCACGATGCGGACTCGGGCATTGAGAACTTCCGCATCTGTGAGATCAATGCCCGATTCTGCTGGAATGGATATATGCATGCTGCGTTTGGTCAAGAGGCATACTCAGTGTTTGATCTTAAGCAAAGAGGACTAATCAATGCAGCCGACCCGGGAACG ATTCTGAGAGGTCTGCTTGGGCAATTCGATAGCAGGCACCCACTGCATATTGTCAAGGGCAATGAGCGTGGTATTGACGTCTACATGTTTGTTGAATTCTGCCAGCGTCTCGGTATCAAGACGCGATTGATTACTCCCGACAGTCTCCGGTTGATTCCCCATCAGGAGGGACATGATGGCTACAAGCTATTCTGTCTTACTCCAGATAACCCCCCTTGTCGTGGAGAGAAAGTCGAAGAGATCCACCAACTCGGGCTGGAGCTTCAGCAGCGCGAACTCCGCACGTTGTCACCCGAGATGAAGCGGCAAATCAGTCTCCGGGGCTTCAACGACATGCGAGCAATCCTCCTCACGCACGACAAGCGAATGCTAGGAATCATCCTGCAAGAGCTGAACTCATTAGTAACGAGAAACATTCTCTCAGCTGAGCAGGCGGCGCGTCTCGAGAAAGGAATCGCACCCACTATCCTCCCGGGATCACCGGAACTGGATGACCTGATCGACTGCTCCCGTGCGTCGGAGCAGCTGAAAGATGAGTACATCCTAAAGCCCGTTCGAAGCGGAAAAGGTGACGGCATCCAGTTTGGCGATCAGCTTAGCCACGCAGACTGGCAAGCAACGCTGGAGGAGTTGCGAGACGCCCAGCTGAAACCGGGGTTAACCCTGTATGTCGTACAGCGCAAAATCTACCAACCCCTGTACGATGTGATGCTCGGATCGGGACAGTCAATGTCATGCCATAAGGTTGGGACATACCACGCTGTCAATGGACGGTTTGTGGGACTGGGGACTTGGCGATGCAGCCCTGGTAGGCTGTGTGCGGTTTGTGATGGGGCTTCTTGGATTACATCCGTTGTTCGTGAGGAGTGA
- a CDS encoding uncharacterized protein (COG:I;~EggNog:ENOG410PIK8;~InterPro:IPR042098,IPR003819;~PFAM:PF08943,PF02668;~antiSMASH:Cluster_6.2;~go_function: GO:0016491 - oxidoreductase activity [Evidence IEA];~go_process: GO:0055114 - oxidation-reduction process [Evidence IEA]): protein MQRLVRSLYTSSSWAARSVNIPIRDQRISDIVPLINVSYPECASQAEHLSIIHKALKDKGVLQLHLGFADDNSHFLQTLLSNLNEHHNHGLPITHSAERGWFWDVRPTPESFQSHGHQARSETMQEFDWHTDCNYEESPPRYFALQVLQPDRYGGGTLSVLKVDRLLRLLSPSAQEGLSSHDYRITVPPEFIKEVGQKYIRGNLLAVYPGCSQLRFRDDITEPLTDNAARSLEEFKDVLSGNRVEEQTLNLTPQSLPRGSIIMMDNRRWLHARNEVKDPLRHLRRVRWDATPFGPAGLSCT from the exons ATGCAGCGGCTTGTTCGCTCCCTCTATACATCTAGTTCCTGGGCTGCAAGGAGCGTTAATATTCCCATAA GAGATCAGAGGATCTCCGATATAGTTCCTCTGATCAATGTCTCTTACCCAGAGTGTGCCTCTCAAGCCGAACATCTGAGCATCATCCACAAAGCCCTCAAAGACAAGGGAGTGCTTCAATTGCATCTCGGCTTCGCAGACGACAACAGCCACTTCCTCCAGACTCTGCTCTCAAATCTCAACGAACACCATAATCACGGCCTACCCATAACCCATAGCGCGGAGCGAGGCTGGTTCTGGGACGTCCGTCCCACCCCGGAGAGTTTCCAAAGTCATGGCCACCAAGCTCGATCAGAGACGATGCAGGAGTTTGATTGGCATACGGACTGCAACTACGAGGAAAGCCCGCCACGGTACTTTGCCCTGCAGGTCTTGCAGCCCGATCGGTACGGTGGTGGTACGCTGTCGGTGTTGAAAGTGGATCGTCTCCTGCGTCTGCTTTCCCCGTCTGCGCAGGAAGGGCTTTCAAGCCACGATTACCGGATTACAGTGCCCCCAGAATTTATCAAAGAAGTTGGACAGAAGTACATCAGGGGCAATTTGCTTGCGGTGTATCCAGGCTGCAGTCAATTGCGGTTTCGAGATGATATCACGGAACCCCTGACAGACAATGCAGCCAGGTCATTGGAGGAGTTCAAAGACGTACTTTCTGGTAATCGTGTAGAGGAGCAGACTCTCAACTTGACACCACAGAGTCTTCCGCGGGGCTCGATTATCATGATGGATAATAGAAGGTGGCTGCATGCCAGAAATGAAGTGAAAGATCCTCTTCGTCATTTGCGGCGCGTGCGATGGGATGCGACGCCATTTGGTCCGGCTGGCTTGTCTTGCACATGA
- a CDS encoding putative oxidoreductase, 2OG-Fe(II) oxygenase family (COG:Q;~EggNog:ENOG410PPTV;~InterPro:IPR027443,IPR005123;~PFAM:PF03171;~antiSMASH:Cluster_6.2;~go_function: GO:0016491 - oxidoreductase activity [Evidence IEA];~go_process: GO:0055114 - oxidation-reduction process [Evidence IEA]), with protein sequence MKLDVAPSLFAPLRTIRLHDLCRGFPEEKEKLYAAATEDGIFYLDFSEEQNEFDLANLTEGIYSLSRSLFDLDLEEKLQYDVDKIGELKLNGYKPISRNIGGIKGQRDGFESYAIPRNGILAFNPFPHPPLLDTNLSLLRNFTLTCLEIAQYIFGSLSDSLDLPDSHSFDTFHRPDAPAPDILRLLKYAPSSDGDSEFRVPQTPHTDLGSLTMLFADSPGLQIKPDGCDEWLYIMPKQNHAVVNLGDAMSLWTGGLFRSVLHRVASLPGRGMNERYSFAFLMRPENQAPMVPLLGPSLPVAGEEGILTSENWIKTKFGILRGETANDRILTGRRDANI encoded by the exons ATGAAGCTCGATGTTGCACCTTCGCTTTTTGCCCCCCTTAGGACGATCCGTCTTCACGATCTCTGCAGAGGCTTTCccgaagagaaagagaaactcTATGCTGCGGCCACAGAGGATGGCATTTTTTATTTAGATTTTAGCGAGGAACAGAATGAGTTCGACCTTGCCAATTTGACTGAGGGCATTTACAGTCTGAGTCGGTCTCTGTTCGACCTCGACCTGGAGGAGAAGTTGCAATATGATGTTGACAAGATTGGAGAGTTGAAACTCAATGG ATACAAACCTATCAGCCGCAACATTGGAGGCATCAAAGGCCAGCGCGATGGATTTGAAAGTTATGCT ATCCCCCGAAACGGTATCTTAGCTTTCAACCCGTTCCCCCACCCTCCACTTCTAGACACCAACCTGTCTCTTCTCCGCAACTTCACTCTCACTTGCCTCGAAATAGCCCAGTACATCTTCGGCTCCCTATCCGACTCCCTCGACCTCCCAGATTCGCACTCCTTCGACACCTTCCACAGACCCGACGCCCCAGCCCCGGACATCCTCCGTTTGCTCAAATACGCCCCCTCCAGCGACGGAGACTCGGAGTTCCGCGTCCCCCAGACACCACACACCGACCTGGGTTCCCTGACCATGCTCTTCGCCGATTCCCCGGGACTACAGATCAAGCCAGATGGATGTGATGAGTGGCTATACATCATGCCCAAGCAGAATCACGCTGTGGTTAATCTCGGGGACGCGATGAGTCTCTGGACCGGTGGATTGTTCCGGAGTGTCCTGCACCGTGTGGCTTCGTTGCCCGGGAGGGGTATGAATGAACGGTATAGTTTCGCTTTCTTGATGCGCCCGGAGAACCAAGCACCCATGGTACCCTTGCTTGGGCCGTCTTTGCCGGTGGCTGGGGAGGAGGGTATTTTGACGAGTGAGAACTGGATTAAGACTAAGTTTGGGATTTTGAGGGGCGAGACGGCGAATGATCGGATTCTTACTGGGCGGAGGGATGCTAATATTTGA
- the nrps6 gene encoding putative nonribosomal peptide synthase (COG:I;~EggNog:ENOG410PH4X;~InterPro:IPR000873,IPR009081,IPR036736,IPR042099, IPR023213,IPR001242;~PFAM:PF00501,PF00668,PF00550;~SMCOG1002:AMP-dependent synthetase and ligase;~antiSMASH:Cluster_6.2;~go_function: GO:0003824 - catalytic activity [Evidence IEA]), whose protein sequence is MVDLKDFKPSTFPRLPHDGYKVSTTERIHLTIASHKDDGGVINAVLILAVAWGTVLASYTDSDDVLFGLAQSQSAVRPCPLRLQREEPVTAALNQAIEITNESNRKLDGFQNVLIIQNDGGRSSDESEIPFPLAIICHIRKEETQIQAIFDSKLLIRETVEIMLFQLRHVFIRIIQNPQTPLAELQGTGPEGLEKILHWNTATAPQRNEILCHRLIEQRCEEQPSAPAVCAWDGMLTYAELGVQASRLASRLVKAGIGPNRFVGLLMEKSMWTTVGILAVMKAGGALTLMDASQPVQRLALMCRKAQPRVLLVSPKHNAVAEELEVPVLMVPGNQEQDEIPFTTANSQIKTVRPYNNLYAGFTSGSTGEPKGFVMDHTAFCSGLDAYCEQSGLTSQSRVFQFASHAFIISLTDQIAPLTQGACICLPSEDQLQNDLAGAIRDLNANWAKLTPSVLRLLEPADIPGLQTLITVGEPMGAAEVTKWQRSGISLLSLYGLSENSKGGMFTSRDDSSCDSCKFNRPFCATPWIVSRHDPNILMPVGAEGEMLFEGPCVSKGYIDNEEQNRMTFVEDPAWLKQIRSDGRGRFLRTGDLVRYNPKNGTLNLLGRKGTRIKIRGQRVELSEIEYHLHTQFDNTKEPAVVEVVVPSDDSQRDPILVAFVPVEKPGPSLQEHSRLENLFVRPSKQFRQRAQTTLLNLSKVLPSFMVPSAIVATTALPRTPTGKLHRRMLREKASKLCRRDLLAYTSNETAHQDPITKQETILQQVCTEVLGLPLDAVGMQANFLDLGGNSILARQLVTQVRKSDLHITVADVLRQPSLSKLALCDKSSSDSAALALDDVATDPFADLRTDLLSNLPASWDAEDIEDVLPTHEEQEYMAAWPELDYHLFELTGPVDADRLHRACQALVTNHTILRSVFIPFRDTMLQVVLRHVNASFSAYASMDQDALSCALAYREADLQQPHRADKPKLEFKLIQDAPEHFILHFRILHAQYDAVCLPRMLSDLWTAYDGRDIDVVSDYSDYARECSRQRKPAAYHFWQDLLKDSKITPAPVGEVPVPDEQRIAFEVDMPLVTPPSGITMATVIKAAWAIVLKEFTETTDDLVFGQFVNTRNLSLPGIDDIVGPCFNVIPVRVPRTMLSRSIYDLLQTIQSQHAECIDFETIGWRDMFQRPGDPTADLPGSVVKFQNFNPEPERHIGQLHCRKLPHMYFKIPPFKTVYLIVYPRPTKIILALKSSNAMLRKEESEKVLDRLRQVMQEICST, encoded by the coding sequence ATGGTCGATTTGAAAGATTTTAAGCCGTCAACGTTTCCAAGATTGCCGCATGATGGCTACAAAGTTTCGACGACAGAGAGGATCCACCTGACAATCGCAAGTCACAAGGATGATGGCGGCGTAATCAACGCGGTTCTGATCTTAGCGGTGGCGTGGGGAACAGTGCTGGCTAGTTATACAGATTCGGACGATGTTCTGTTTGGTCTCGCGCAGTCGCAATCGGCTGTGCGGCCATGCCCTTTGAGGCTTCAACGCGAGGAACCAGTTACGGCGGCATTGAACCAGGCGATAGAAATCACCAACGAGTCCAACAGAAAGCTAGATGGGTTCCAGAATGTTTTGATTATTCAGAATGATGGCGGTCGAAGTTCTGATGAGAGCGAGATTCCATTTCCCCTCGCAATAATCTGTCACATTCGAAAAGAAGAGACGCAGATCCAGGCCATATTCGACAGCAAGCTTCTCATACGAGAGACAGTTGAAATCATGTTGTTCCAACTGCGTCACGTTTTCATTCGTATTATACAAAATCCTCAGACGCCTCTGGCTGAGCTACAAGGGACAGGTCCCGAAGGCCTCGAAAAGATCCTCCACTGGAACACAGCGACAGCTCCTCAGCGCAATGAAATACTATGCCATCGTCTCATTGAGCAACGCTGTGAAGAACAGCCATCCGCACCTGCGGTCTGTGCTTGGGATGGCATGCTCACTTACGCCGAGTTGGGTGTACAAGCGTCCAGACTAGCCAGTCGCTTGGTTAAAGCTGGAATCGGGCCAAATCGATTTGTCGGCCTGCTCATGGAAAAGTCTATGTGGACGACCGTCGGGATCTTGGCTGTGATGAAAGCTGGGGGAGCGTTGACCTTGATGGATGCCTCACAGCCCGTGCAGCGTCTGGCCCTGATGTGCCGCAAGGCCCAACCGCGGGTGCTGCTGGTGTCGCCCAAGCACAATGCAGTCGCGGAAGAGCTCGAGGTCCCGGTTTTGATGGTACCTGGTAATCAAGAGCAGGATGAAATCCCGTTTACCACAGCCAATTCACAGATTAAGACCGTCCGACCTTACAACAATCTCTACGCTGGATTCACGTCCGGCTCCACAGGCGAGCCCAAGGGGTTCGTGATGGATCATACGGCGTTTTGCAGCGGTCTCGATGCTTATTGCGAACAATCCGGCTTGACATCTCAATCGCGCGTGTTCCAATTCGCCTCTCATGCTTTCATTATCAGTCTGACAGACCAAATCGCTCCTCTTACCCAGGGCGCCTGTATCTGTCTGCCATCCGAAGACCAATTGCAGAACGACTTGGCCGGTGCAATCCGTGACCTCAATGCAAATTGGGCCAAGCTAACGCCATCTGTCCTTCGCCTTCTGGAACCTGCAGATATCCCTGGACTACAGACCTTGATCACCGTGGGTGAACCTATGGGTGCAGCCGAGGTAACCAAATGGCAACGAAGTGGTATCTCCCTTCTCTCATTATACGGACTTTCCGAGAACTCCAAAGGTGGCATGTTCACCAGTCGCGATGACTCAAGCTGCGATAGTTGTAAGTTCAACCGGCCATTCTGTGCCACGCCTTGGATAGTCAGTCGTCACGATCCGAATATCCTCATGCCCGTTGGTGCTGAAGGAGAGATGCTTTTCGAAGGGCCCTGCGTGAGCAAGGGGTACATAGATAACGAGGAGCAAAATCGTATGACATTTGTGGAGGATCCCGCTTGGCTCAAGCAGATCCGCTCGGATGGTCGTGGCAGGTTCCTGCGGACTGGCGATCTTGTCAGATACAATCCAAAGAACGGAACTTTAAACTTGCTTGGCCGTAAGGGAACACGGATCAAGATCCGCGGCCAACGCGTCGAGCTCTCTGAGATTGAATACCATTTGCATACGCAATTTGACAACACCAAAGAGCCAGCTGTAGTAGAGGTGGTTGTTCCATCTGACGACTCGCAGCGCGATCCAATTCTGGTTGCCTTTGTGCCTGTGGAGAAACCTGGGCCATCACTGCAAGAACACAGCCGACTCGAAAACCTTTTTGTCCGTCCTAGCAAGCAATTCCGCCAAAGGGCACAAACTACCTTGCTGAACCTCAGCAAAGTTCTTCCCAGTTTTATGGTTCCATCAGCCATCGTTGCGACTACAGCTCTACCACGGACGCCTACTGGCAAGCTGCATCGACGAATGCTGCGCGAGAAAGCATCGAAGCTATGCCGCAGAGATCTCCTCGCGTATACTTCTAACGAGACTGCCCACCAAGATCCTATCACGAAACAGGAAACCATTCTCCAACAAGTTTGTACTGAAGTGCTTGGGCTCCCGCTGGACGCCGTTGGAATGCAAGCCAACTTCTTGGACCTTGGGGGCAACTCAATCCTTGCCCGCCAATTAGTAACGCAAGTCCGTAAGAGCGATTTGCACATTACCGTGGCTGATGTGCTCCGGCAGCCATCTCTGTCTAAGCTTGCATTGTGTGATAAAAGCAGCAGTGACAGCGCAGCTTTAGCGCTAGACGATGTCGCCACGGACCCATTCGCAGACTTACGAACTGACCTTCTCTCCAATCTCCCGGCGTCCTGGGACGCTGAAGATATTGAGGACGTTCTTCCGACGCATGAGGAGCAGGAGTACATGGCGGCATGGCCTGAACTTGACTATCATCTGTTTGAGTTAACAGGCCCTGTTGACGCAGACCGGCTCCATCGCGCGTGTCAAGCCCTTGTCACGAACCATACCATTTTGCGTTCCGTATTTATCCCATTTCGTGACACAATGCTCCAGGTTGTTCTGCGCCATGTAAATGCTTCCTTTTCTGCTTACGCCTCGATGGACCAAGACGCGCTGAGCTGTGCTCTTGCCTACCGCGAGGCAGATCTGCAGCAGCCACATCGCGCTGATAAGCCCAAACTGGAGTTCAAACTAATTCAAGATGCACCAGAGCATTTTATCTTGCATTTTCGGATTCTCCATGCCCAGTACGATGCGGTCTGCCTTCCAAGAATGCTATCCGACCTCTGGACTGCTTACGATGGCCGGGACATCGACGTTGTATCCGATTATTCCGATTACGCTCGTGAGTGTTCCCGGCAGAGAAAACCCGCCGCGTACCACTTCTGGCAAGACCTTCTCAAAGACTCCAAGATCACACCGGCTCCGGTCGGGGAGGTGCCAGTACCAGACGAGCAACGAATAGCCTTTGAAGTGGATATGCCTCTCGTCACACCCCCGTCTGGGATAACCATGGCCACTGTGATCAAAGCTGCATGGGCAATTGTCCTGAAGGAGTTCACTGAAACCACAGATGATCTTGTTTTTGGTCAGTTTGTCAATACCCGCAACCTGTCGCTGCCCGGAATCGATGACATAGTCGGTCCATGTTTCAATGTGATCCCGGTACGGGTTCCGCGGACCATGTTATCACGCTCTATATACGATCTGCTTCAGACAATCCAGTCTCAGCACGCGGAATGCATTGATTTTGAGACTATTGGCTGGAGGGACATGTTCCAAAGGCCGGGAGATCCCACCGCCGATCTCCCTGGTTCGGTGGTTAAATTCCAGAACTTCAACCCCGAACCGGAACGACATATAGGCCAGCTGCACTGTCGAAAGCTGCCCCATATGTACTTTAAAATCCCACCATTCAAGACAGTCTATCTGATTGTGTATCCCAGACCGACGAAGATTATATTGGCTTTGAAGTCGTCGAATGCGATGCTCCGGAAAGAGGAGTCGGAGAAAGTGTTGGACCGACTCCGGCAGGTGATGCAAGAGATATGCAGTACATAG